Proteins encoded within one genomic window of Triticum aestivum cultivar Chinese Spring chromosome 2D, IWGSC CS RefSeq v2.1, whole genome shotgun sequence:
- the LOC123049946 gene encoding protein NRT1/ PTR FAMILY 8.5-like: MDADRRGGLRTPIFADDEAQASGSEAREHEVHKAAGHCSDKALKVILCLQFLEVSAFYGVYLNLIVYLQDVLHGDSASNVTAVNSWAGVSYLMPLLGAAVADSYWGKHKTVLIGLSISVVGMAMVTTSATLPSLRPPRCSPGAYCAPATLSQELVFFSGIYLCGVGIGASKAVFISFAAEQFDDDDDKNTSGREAKASYFSWYYAVANVAMLTAGTLLVWVEDKVNWGLGYGICASFVVVAVVGLAATAPMYRLVPPAGSPIKGVLQVLVALSRKVNLAVPDDATELYEEDGVKNPLLHPLHERLQHTEQFRCLDKAAIVTAEDLEDGDLNRPWRLCTVTQVEELKTLLRLIPIWLTSAVYFVANTQAQTTFVQQGTKTDSHIAGGAASVPAASLTSIETVLAAAYVTFYNRAVAPSVAFTPLQLMGLGHATAAGAVAVAACTEACRLRMAGGQEAAQMGIAWLLPQYAVMAVSDASLSVGQMQFFYDQSPETMRGASTAFYFLSISLGNLINSQLVTLVASVTSAGGRTGWFPPEMDDGRLDYYFVLVVAITLLNFAVFVALAKNYTSKRVR, encoded by the exons ATGGACGCCGATCGCCGTGGGGGCTTAAGGACGCCGATCTTTGCGGACGATGAG GCCCAGGCGTCTGGTTCGGAAGCTCGGGAGCATGAGGTGCACAAGGCGGCCGGTCACTGCTCTGATAAGGCGCTCAAAGTCATCTTGT GCCTGCAGTTCCTGGAGGTCAGTGCTTTCTACGGGGTCTACCTGAACTTGATAGTCTATCTTCAGGATGTTCTCCATGGAGACAGCGCATCCAATGTGACGGCCGTGAATTCTTGGGCTGGGGTCAGCTACCTCATGCCCCTGCtcggcgccgccgtcgccgactCCTACTGGGGAAAACACAAGACGGTTTTGATCGGCCTCTCCATTTCTGTCGTC GGGATGGCCATGGTCACCACGTCAGCTACGCTGCCATCTCTGAGGCCGCCGCGGTGCTCGCCGGGCGCGTACTGCGCACCGGCGACGCTTAGCCAAGAGCTAGTCTTCTTTTCGGGCATATACCTGTGCGGCGTCGGGATCGGCGCGTCCAAGGCCGTCTTCATCTCGTTTGCCGCGGAGCAGTTCGACGACGACGATGACAAGAACACGTCGGGACGGGAGGCCAAGGCGTCCTACTTCAGCTGGTACTACGCGGTGGCCAACGTGGCCATGCTGACCGCGGGGACATTGCTGGTTTGGGTAGAGGACAAGGTGAACTGGGGGCTCGGGTACGGCATCTGCGCGTCGTTCGTCGTGGTCGCCGTCGTCGGCCTCGCCGCGACGGCGCCCATGTACCGGCTCGTGCCTCCGGCGGGCAGCCCGATTAAAGGCGTGCTCCAAGTGCTCGTCGCGCTCTCTCGCAAGGTAAACCTGGCGGTGCCTGACGACGCCACTGAATTGTACGAGGAGGATGGTGTCAAGAACCCGTTGCTGCATCCGCTGCACGAACGATTGCAGCACACCGAACAGTTCAG GTGCTTGGACAAGGCTGCCATTGTCACGGCCGAGGACTTGGAAGACGGCGACCTGAACCGGCCATGGAGGCTGTGCACGGTCACCCAGGTGGAGGAGCTCAAGACTCTGCTGCGGCTGATCCCGATATGGCTCACCTCGGCCGTCTACTTCGTCGCCAACACGCAGGCGCAGACCACGTTCGTGCAGCAGGGCACCAAGACGGACTCCCACATCGCGGGCGGCGCCGCCTCCGTCCCGGCCGCGTCGCTGACGTCCATCGAGACGGTGCTCGCCGCCGCCTACGTCACGTTCTACAACAGGGCCGTCGCGCCATCCGTGGCGTTCACGCCGCTCCAGCTCATGGGGCTCGGGCACGCGACGGCGGCCGGCGCGGTGGCCGTGGCCGCGTGCACCGAGGCGTGCAGGCTGCGGATGGCCGGGGGCCAGGAGGCGGCCCAAATGGGCATAGCGTGGCTGCTGCCGCAGTACGCCGTGATGGCGGTCTCGGACGCGTCGCTCTCAGTGGGGCAGATGCAGTTCTTCTACGACCAGTCGCCGGAGACGATGAGGGGCGCGTCGACGGCGTTCTACTTCCTGTCCATCTCGCTCGGGAATCTGATCAATTCTCAGCTGGTGACGCTGGTGGCGTCCGTCACCTCGGCTGGGGGCAGAACGGGATGGTTTCCACCGGAAATGGATGATGGGCGCCTAGATTACTACTTCGTGCTCGTTGTCGCCATCACTTTGCTCAACTTTGCCGTGTTTGTTGCCCTTGCTAAGAACTACACGTCAAAGAGAGTTAGATAG